aaccgaaaaaactgatcgaattgaattaatttgaaaattcggttcagttttttattcattttggtttgattttatttttaatttcaaaagtttcagttatttcggtttggttcaattttaataaaaaaaaaattaaaaaatcgaaccgaatcgattagtgataatagtatattatttttaataatatagagagattagatcatattgaagttaaaatattctaattaaattttaaaatattaaaaataaagtataaaaaataaaaaatttattaaaaattcaaaccgaattgaatcgaatcgaatcagatcgattcgatttgattcagtttctgatcaaaattaatttgatttaatttttataaatatcaaaattttgattttcaatttattcggttgggtttgattttaaattgaacacATCGAATATTCACCCTAAtattaaaatgttaattttcaaaagggaaaattattttttagtccctgaggtttaacgtaattaacacttctgtctctctattttggcgacccaacacttaagtccctcattttctcttccgtccaaattcgtagtccttccgtccatttaaatcatttggtcaaagagtcaaaggtgagagatgataattttttccaaaaatacccttctctcaatgtgaaattcctattttgtttctctttcatgttttctccagttgcagaaagggtaggaagaagaaaaataagttacagaaagagtaggaagaagaaaaagaagttgcagaaaggataagaagaagaagaagaagaagttgcagaaaaggtaggaagaggaagaagaagaagaagaagaagaagaagaagaagaagaagaagaggcatttgggtttgggtttagtgagggttaattttgtcaattcacgtgtctcaaacggctattttggacggaaggactacgaatttggacagaaagactacgaatttggacagaaaataaagtgagggacttaaatgttgggtcgccaaaatagagggacagaagtgttaattacgttaaatctcagaaactaaaaagtaatttttcctttttcaaaaATAACTTTTGAATGGAATCGATGGAATGTTGATTCGCAGTATTAAAATGTTAGTTTCCAAAAAAAAGTTGTCTTTGGCAACTTTTGAGCTGTAAAATTTATGGTGTTTATTCTTTTAGCCCCACCATGTTTGATTACACCTTTGATTAGCAGGTATAGATGTGTACACATCAAGCATTTGCCCCAATAAAGACAAATATTGGAAGACTTTTATCATCCTTTTTTTCTTAAGGTATCATCTTTCCATCTCACTTCTCACAAAGTCTAGGCTGTAGCTTTCACAGTTTCTATCCCTTTTTTAGATGCATACcatatgaatttaaatttaaatattcaatttaatagTCATTATGCTCTTTTTCATGAGTTCAAGCTTATAATGCTTTATTAGTTATATAGAACATGATTAaacaattacaaaataaataatatttaaaaaataaaattataaaataagattTATTAATTCACATACTTAAACTAGTGGTAagtatatctgaataaatctaaTAGATCTCAAATTTTActcctttaatttttaattttatttaaaaaaatttactaaatcaCGAAATAGACACTCATTGATATCAAAACAATTTATAATAGATCTCGAATTCAAactttaattcaattatttttttaaaacaaaggcAAAGATATGTTCAATCAAAATTAAGTTTattcaaaatactttttaaCTTGGACCTCATTCTTGAATTTtgagttattattttttattataaataataagaataagaaatattaataagtcaagaaattttgacaattaaatataatatataaatataataaaataatgatatacaatagtttataataataatattatttaatattaaaattataataacaacttaaaatattattagtaaCCATTGAGAGgaacataaaatattataagatGGTGATTAGTATGTACATTTCagtaaatttgatttaaaattaaattaaattaaataaatttaaaattaaaattttagtatttataaaaatgaaactgaatcaattttgatcgaatcgaatcaatttgATACAGATCGGTTTGATtgtgttgaatttttttttacattattattttaatattttaaaatttaattagaatattttaattttaatacaatttaatctttcaatattattaaaaataatatattattattactaatcaattcagtttaattttttattttttttattaaaattgaatttaaataactaaaatttttaaaattaaaattaaattaaataaaaaaattaaactaaaactttaaattattattttttaatttgataatgaaTATGTTCACCGCTAacgttaattatttaataataaaaatattaatcataATAATAGTGGTATtcgaggtttttttttttataaagaaaaaaaaaactgcagtcagaattattataaaaacaaAGTAATGATGGTGGTTGTTTCACTAATAACCATGATAATCATGATTGTAATAACGCTCCTGTGGGCCCTGTTTGatgaaataagaaaataaataagtgaaaaaatatgagtaaataaaattataaataattttataagaatttatttatttatttataatattttatgtatttacTATAATTCATTTTACAAAGAAAAAGTTATTGTAATCTTTTACAATacgtataaataaatttttattgtaaaagtttaaatgaaaatataaccAAGCGTCGATTTTACATTCATTTAAGTTTTTCatgctttttaaattttaataattttttaattatttagaagAATAAAGTTTTTTAAGCTTTTAAATCAATccataaatttgataatttttttgtttgaaagtaaaattactgattgtattaataaaatttcatcaaacaaaGAGACTATTATgcctaatagattctctagccaAAGTATGAGTAGCTAAAATAACATTATGACGaatccatctaacagaaatatcggttttagagtctaataaatatttataatcattcaaaatcaaacccttgcataagataatttggcaaaaatactaCTCAAGTGCCTATGTAAACCCtttcataagataatttggcaaagatgtttctccttctttctcatctctcgagtataaatcattaaagtctcccgaacaaagctacggaagagagtttctacgagataaaactcgaataaggttcCAAAACTGACGTCGTCGTTGTAATTCcgaaaacccataataactagtaaacctccattgaacattatcTTCTGAAACaattgaatcaataaaatttgaataaaagccaaccacagaaacagatacatgactcttccacattaacaaAATGTCTCCTCCCAATCATTGTCTATTGACTCAGAAGCaatcatcaaaatgtaaaaaactacgaaaaaatttcatacgataactaagagcttttgtttccataaaaaataaaatgtccggcttgtaactaataatcaaatccttcaatgcattaactgtccgaAGATTGTCGAGTCCTCGGTAGTTCCAACACAGGACGATCATTGCTTTCGGCTATTCCGACCTTTGACAGGATGAGCCGTTTCACTGTTACCTGTCAAATTAATATTCGCAGGGGTGTTATTAGAGGCATCCTGTTAACGGGTTACCTACTCTTAACGGTCAAAGCGAacccttttatttttcattccgAATTAAAGAATTCAAAATGAATCAAATCTCCCCAAGTAGGATTCGAACCTACGACCAGTCAGTTAACAGCCGACCGCTCTACCACTGAGCTACTGAGGAACAACGAGAGATTAGATCTCATAGAGTTCAATTCCCGTTCTCAACCCATTACCAATATGAGCTCGAAGTTTCCTTTGTAACTCCCGGAACTTCTTCGTAGTGTCTTCGTTCCATGTCTCATTTCATAGGGAACCTCAAAGTGGCTCTATTTCATTATATTCCATCCATATCCCAATTCCATTCATTTAATATCCCCTTTTTTGGTGTCATTGACATAAGAGATGTCATTTCTAGTCTATCTCTTTATATATGGAAAGATTGAAAAATCATCATATAATAATCCAGAAATTGCAATAGCTGGAACCCCCCTTTTTCTGGATCCATCTCACATCAATAACTCGACCCCTACCACCTATAGGTAGTTTTAGACAAGTTTCTTTTGAAGTAGATACCTGAATACTAAGTACGGCTCTTAATAATCTATCTTCCGGAGCATACAATGATTCTTTCGCCATTTGAGGCGTTAATTTACCTACTAAAATATCGTCCGTCTCTACTCAAGATCCTAGCATCACAATTCCATTTTTGTCTAAATTTCGGAGTAAATGGGCCTCTAGATGCGGTATTTCTTTAGTGATCCTTTCAGGTCCTTGGCTTGTCACATGAGTCTGAATTTCATATTTCCGTATGTGAAAAGAAGTATAAATATCTTCATATACGAGACGCTCGCTAATGAGTACCGCATCCTCAAAATTGTAACCTTCCCATGGCATATAAGCGACTAATACGTTTTTGCCCAAGGCAAGTTCGCCACCAACTGTAGCAGCACCATCCGCTAAAACTTGTCCCTTTTTAATGCATTTACCCCGCCGAAGCAGGGTTTTTTGATGCATACAAGTATTTTTGTTGGAACGTTGATACCTAACTAATGGAATGCGTAGAGTATCCCCATTACCTGATAAATTGATCTTGTCAATATCAGTATAAATTATCTTTCCCTCGTGTTCGGCTATAGCAGGAACCCCTGAATCTAGAGCGAAAGGAAGGAAAACCTGTAACAACGTTATGTTTAGTGTTTCTTGGCCTTTTTTTAGCATCATCATTTATTCGGACCGCAATCTCCTCATCAAACTTATCAGAACTGCCTTGGTCCACAGAATTTTATCTATGTCCATAATATGGTCCTCAGTCTCCTTGGTTACAATGGATTGACTTTTGCCAAATAAGGAGAATTGCCTATTATGTGCTGCCAAATTAGTGTTTTCAAAATTGGTAGTTGATGCCAATCCTGCTACAAATCCCGGCGGAGTAGAATTACCGGAATCATGTAGTCAcaggtgtaatacccgactcgagtccggcatcggacttcctgtagtccggtggaatctcgggtgtcggaaccctcgagaagggtaatgcatatgtttttcaaggtattttcactggttttcatgttttgaagggttaaaagacttgagttttgaaagaaaagcaacaagggagaaatgcaaaggttcggccgccgaaggtcactttcggccgccgaacattgcatggttgcggcttcacgttcggctgccgaaggtggtctggccagccacctataaaagggccaagggtcggtggaaggaggttatttctcctccacttgcagccagaggtgagtttcagcctctcctacgttgactttcctgttttccatgattttcatcaaatctttcaagagttttaagagttttggtgacttatgaaggttttgagcaaaagaagcaagttttgaagcttggagctttggaagagcttttcttcatatctccacgttaggatccttcatcctcaagttgtgtaagaggtaagtgaagatcctgagcttctttgatgattttgaaaggttttatgaagtttgtatgggtagtttgcatgtttaggtttaggtgaggtttttggtgatttgtggtgttccaacatgtttaagtgttatgtgctatgtttgtttggggtttaggatagttttagacccctttgtgcatatatatgtgtatatgctagttgggagtagttgatatgcatgtttgtaggtttttgggcaaagtttgcatgaaa
The Manihot esculenta cultivar AM560-2 chromosome 1, M.esculenta_v8, whole genome shotgun sequence genome window above contains:
- the LOC122723782 gene encoding DNA-directed RNA polymerase subunit beta-like, whose product is MMMLKKGQETLNITLLQVFLPFALDSGVPAIAEHEGKIIYTDIDKINLSGNGDTLRIPLVRYQRSNKNTCMHQKTLLRRGKCIKKGQVLADGAATVGGELALGKNVLVAYMPWEGYNFEDAVLISERLVYEDIYTSFHIRKYEIQTHVTSQGPERITKEIPHLEAHLLRNLDKNGIVMLGS